One Bacteroidota bacterium genomic window carries:
- a CDS encoding PD-(D/E)XK nuclease family protein, with translation MLSFLEQILKWLLDKNTKDFSKLTIVFPNKRAGLFFRNYLSKKVEKTIWSPKIFDIKTFVLSLSDLQLADNYSLIFDLYEIYDNILQNNNLPPEEFDKFYPWGKRLIKDFNDVDKNLVNATDLFKNVKNLKDIDNYYNYLTENQIEAIRTFWEDINISKESYHKERFIKLWEVLNEIYEKFGEKLLKEKLAYEGMIYRNVVEKTKENNAFKEIENIVFAGFNILTKAEEEIFTFFKKENKATYFWDFDEYFLKKENFKTGEIIRKNIKKFPSPANFKLEDINLKNKNVEIISVALQVGQAKAVGDKLKSYLSKANNKIEINETAIILPAEQMLFPMLGSLPESVEDVNITMGYPLKETQLSSLIELLADLQQNSKNNNSESYFYFKNVISILKHPYINSLNKDEIDNKINEIKKRNLIYISSLQLDKLFGFANIVFTKNKNTDELFNYFIELLKEIYSKFSKDKDEYSFENEFIFEFYKAIKRFKEIVNKKKVFISEKIFFSLIKEIISSITIPFTGEPLKGLQIMGTLETRCLDFKNIFILSMNEGKWPASTHESSFIPYNLRRAFDLPTNDIDDISYSYYFYRLLQRAENIHIFYNSEMELEKEGELSRYINQLKYDSDFNINELTLSHKVKPEPKKRLLVSKNDNIEQKLSRYLSSSEGNKSLSPSAINSYIDCPLKFYFKYVADLYENDEVEESVDQRIFGNIIHKAMELIYTELSVSNKIIEAKDLNISPQKVDKFITTAFTDHYKLKNKEFSFKGENIIIKEVLKSYINQILRFDKKYAPFEILSVEDSNKKYNINFDIELENKANKVRLKGIIDRVDKKGNVIRVIDYKSGKDEIHFQNIESLFDAENPKRNKAAMQTLFYGMLYYEKTNNKNEAIQSAVFSVKNMFNKYFDPVISFKEKRKPKERINDIKPLLEEFKENLKITLEEIFDSENDFVQTENEEKCKYCPYTGICDRDGEVDF, from the coding sequence ATGTTATCTTTTTTAGAACAAATATTAAAATGGTTGTTGGATAAAAACACTAAGGATTTTTCAAAATTGACAATTGTTTTTCCTAATAAAAGGGCAGGATTGTTTTTTAGAAATTATTTATCAAAGAAGGTTGAGAAAACAATTTGGTCGCCTAAAATATTTGATATAAAAACTTTTGTTTTGTCTTTGAGCGATTTGCAATTGGCTGATAATTACAGTTTGATTTTTGACCTTTATGAAATTTATGATAATATTTTACAAAACAATAATCTTCCTCCGGAGGAATTTGATAAATTTTATCCTTGGGGAAAAAGACTTATAAAGGATTTTAATGATGTTGACAAGAATCTTGTGAATGCTACTGATCTCTTCAAAAATGTAAAAAATTTAAAAGATATTGATAATTATTACAATTATTTAACTGAGAATCAAATTGAAGCAATTAGAACATTTTGGGAGGATATAAATATCTCCAAAGAATCTTACCATAAAGAAAGATTTATTAAGCTATGGGAAGTCCTTAACGAAATATATGAGAAGTTTGGGGAAAAATTATTGAAAGAGAAACTTGCTTATGAGGGGATGATTTACAGAAATGTAGTAGAAAAAACAAAGGAAAACAATGCTTTTAAGGAAATAGAAAATATAGTTTTTGCAGGATTTAATATTTTGACAAAAGCAGAAGAAGAAATTTTTACTTTTTTTAAAAAGGAAAATAAAGCAACATATTTTTGGGATTTTGATGAATATTTTTTGAAAAAAGAAAATTTTAAAACAGGAGAAATTATAAGAAAAAATATTAAAAAATTTCCATCTCCAGCGAATTTTAAATTGGAAGATATTAATTTAAAAAATAAAAATGTTGAAATAATAAGCGTTGCATTGCAAGTAGGGCAAGCAAAAGCAGTAGGTGATAAGTTGAAAAGTTATTTATCAAAAGCAAACAACAAAATTGAAATAAATGAAACTGCAATTATTTTACCTGCCGAACAAATGTTGTTTCCCATGCTAGGCTCTTTGCCTGAATCTGTTGAAGATGTGAATATTACAATGGGTTATCCGCTAAAGGAAACGCAGTTATCTAGTTTGATAGAGTTGCTTGCTGATTTGCAACAAAATTCAAAAAACAATAATTCGGAATCTTATTTTTATTTTAAAAATGTAATTTCAATATTAAAACATCCTTACATAAATAGCTTGAATAAAGATGAAATAGACAATAAAATAAATGAAATTAAAAAGAGAAACCTGATTTATATTTCTTCACTACAGTTAGATAAACTATTTGGATTTGCAAACATTGTTTTTACAAAAAATAAAAATACAGATGAACTTTTTAATTATTTTATAGAATTACTTAAAGAAATTTACTCTAAGTTTTCAAAAGATAAGGATGAGTATTCTTTTGAAAATGAGTTTATTTTTGAGTTTTACAAAGCAATTAAGAGATTTAAAGAAATCGTTAACAAAAAGAAGGTTTTTATTTCTGAAAAGATATTTTTTAGTTTAATAAAGGAAATAATAAGTTCAATTACAATTCCTTTTACAGGAGAACCTTTAAAAGGATTGCAAATAATGGGTACTTTAGAAACTCGTTGTCTTGACTTTAAAAATATTTTTATTCTTTCAATGAATGAGGGTAAATGGCCTGCCTCAACTCATGAGAGTTCTTTTATCCCTTACAATTTACGCAGAGCTTTTGATTTGCCAACAAATGATATTGATGATATTTCTTATTCCTATTATTTTTATCGTTTGTTACAAAGGGCTGAAAATATTCATATTTTTTATAACTCTGAAATGGAACTTGAAAAGGAAGGAGAGCTAAGCCGGTATATTAATCAATTGAAATATGATTCTGATTTTAATATTAATGAATTAACACTTTCTCATAAAGTTAAACCCGAGCCGAAAAAACGTTTATTAGTTTCAAAAAATGATAATATTGAACAAAAACTAAGCAGATACCTTTCATCTTCTGAGGGTAATAAATCTTTATCACCTTCTGCCATAAATTCATATATCGATTGTCCCCTGAAATTTTATTTTAAATATGTAGCAGATCTCTACGAAAATGATGAGGTTGAAGAAAGTGTTGATCAGCGTATTTTTGGAAATATTATTCACAAAGCAATGGAACTGATTTATACTGAGCTTTCTGTGAGTAACAAAATAATTGAAGCAAAGGATTTGAATATCTCTCCTCAAAAAGTTGATAAATTTATAACAACGGCTTTTACTGATCACTACAAATTAAAGAATAAGGAATTTTCTTTTAAAGGAGAAAATATTATTATAAAAGAAGTTTTGAAAAGTTATATTAATCAGATATTACGTTTTGATAAAAAATATGCTCCCTTTGAGATTCTTTCGGTAGAAGATTCAAACAAAAAGTATAATATTAATTTTGATATTGAGTTGGAAAATAAAGCCAACAAAGTTAGGCTAAAAGGAATTATTGACAGAGTTGATAAAAAGGGAAACGTTATAAGAGTTATTGATTATAAGTCGGGTAAGGATGAAATTCATTTTCAAAATATTGAATCTTTGTTTGATGCCGAAAATCCTAAAAGAAATAAAGCGGCAATGCAAACATTATTTTACGGAATGCTTTATTACGAAAAAACAAATAACAAAAATGAAGCAATTCAATCTGCGGTTTTTAGTGTAAAAAATATGTTTAACAAATATTTTGACCCTGTAATTTCTTTTAAAGAAAAGCGTAAACCAAAAGAAAGAATTAATGATATTAAGCCGTTGTTAGAAGAATTTAAAGAGAATTTGAAAATAACTTTGGAAGAAATTTTTGATAGTGAGAATGATTTTGTGCAAACTGAAAATGAAGAAAAATGCAAATATTGCCCTTATACTGGAATTTGTGATAGGGATGGAGAGGTAGATTTTTAG
- a CDS encoding tetratricopeptide repeat protein, whose amino-acid sequence MTKEIYFSFLILIFSISSGYSQKTLKNTDPISIYNQAYELYENEKYSSAIERFTEYKTVGENELLISNSDLYIAMSAKELKLKNTEELFIHYLEVHPDQARKQFVYFQLGKYTFDKRKYDLCLDWLKKIEYPKTFDLVILQEYYFMKGYSNYKEENFDKSVSAFSNIDKYQNPYFNIANYYTGYIHYKQNEYNKALEKFVRIKGQHKFERIMPVYITHIYLNLGNYNKAIEYGKNALSTPRIQKEKEIKSYLAEAYFYQKDYNESIKYYNELKELGFKFKDSDYYHYGYALFKLGKFKESIPAFSQINLKKDELGQNIAYLMGTAYLQTKELLKARNSFGFASKMNFDKVIEETSLLNYAKLSYELNFHIESINSLKEFIKKYPASESADEAKSLISSILLSTSNYREAIEIIESISDRNREIELAYQKVLYYYGLEFYQNHHFLKARNLFIKSINNSVNQRFKALSYFWLGESYYQLGDYKKSLRESKNFLYISEAEKTPYFSIAYYNCGYSYFKQEDYEKAKIYFDKYLNLERSNKPTNRLYDVLVRLADCYFSLKQYDNAKKYYDLTISKSNKEVDYALFQEATILGLQKNDVEKQRSLELLIRKYSNSPFVDDATFEIANMYYIKGNYKTAKDKFHELIKEHPKSPYLTSALFKTALSNLNLGNENMALQQFKNIIKNYPYSAEAKEATNAAKDIYIDKGKANELFEFLKTIPQVSLTKSFQDSTVYNAAFSYIKQSKYAEAIPKFENYLNKFPYGYFKVNANYYLASCAKYIGQKEKALTHYEKVNEMSPNEFVEKSLKASAQLYFEKKSFENAAKRFSQLEDIAVKRENILLANMGLMRSAFKINNYEDCIETADKVLKLTYSSKENKIEANYYKGKSLYETKRYNNASVSLRQVYEKNYGDLGAEAKYLSALILFISEEYDNTIDEIIELKNDYQGNDYYIAKGFILLSDVFIKMGDNFQAKHTLESIINNYKEGKIKEIAKQKLQQIIEDEKKEEMQKNNEEFFEMDSDSIK is encoded by the coding sequence ATGACAAAGGAAATATATTTTAGCTTTTTAATTTTGATATTTAGTATTTCATCAGGATATTCTCAAAAAACACTAAAAAATACAGATCCAATATCAATTTACAATCAGGCTTATGAATTGTATGAAAATGAAAAATACAGTTCTGCTATCGAAAGATTTACTGAATACAAAACAGTAGGGGAGAATGAACTTTTAATATCAAACTCAGACCTTTACATTGCAATGAGTGCCAAAGAGCTTAAGCTTAAAAATACTGAGGAATTATTTATTCACTATCTTGAAGTACATCCCGATCAAGCAAGAAAGCAATTTGTTTATTTTCAACTTGGGAAATATACTTTTGATAAAAGAAAATATGACCTTTGTCTTGATTGGCTTAAAAAAATTGAATATCCAAAAACTTTTGACCTTGTAATTTTACAAGAATATTATTTTATGAAAGGATATTCAAATTATAAAGAAGAAAATTTTGACAAATCTGTTTCAGCATTTTCAAATATTGATAAATACCAAAATCCCTATTTTAATATTGCAAATTATTACACAGGATACATCCATTACAAACAAAATGAATATAATAAAGCACTTGAAAAATTTGTAAGGATAAAAGGTCAGCATAAATTTGAAAGAATAATGCCTGTTTATATTACACACATTTATCTAAACTTAGGTAATTACAACAAAGCAATTGAATATGGAAAAAACGCCCTTTCTACTCCAAGAATTCAAAAAGAAAAGGAAATTAAATCTTATTTGGCGGAAGCATATTTTTATCAAAAAGATTATAATGAATCAATTAAATATTACAATGAACTAAAAGAGTTGGGTTTCAAATTTAAGGATAGTGATTATTACCACTACGGATATGCTCTTTTCAAATTAGGTAAATTTAAAGAGTCAATTCCTGCATTTTCACAAATCAATTTAAAAAAGGATGAATTAGGACAAAACATTGCATACCTAATGGGAACCGCATATCTTCAAACCAAAGAACTGTTAAAAGCAAGAAACTCTTTTGGATTTGCTTCAAAAATGAATTTTGATAAAGTAATTGAAGAAACCTCACTTCTCAATTATGCAAAATTATCTTACGAATTAAATTTCCATATAGAATCTATCAACTCATTAAAAGAGTTTATTAAAAAATATCCTGCTTCTGAGAGTGCTGACGAAGCTAAATCTCTTATTAGTAGCATCCTACTTTCTACATCTAATTATAGAGAAGCAATCGAAATCATTGAAAGTATTTCTGACAGGAACAGAGAAATAGAACTAGCTTATCAAAAAGTATTGTATTATTACGGATTAGAATTTTATCAAAATCATCATTTTCTAAAAGCACGTAATCTTTTTATTAAATCAATTAATAATTCGGTAAACCAACGATTTAAAGCTTTATCATATTTTTGGCTCGGTGAATCTTATTATCAATTAGGCGATTATAAAAAATCATTACGAGAATCTAAAAATTTCCTTTACATAAGCGAAGCCGAAAAAACACCTTACTTTTCAATTGCTTATTACAATTGCGGATATTCCTATTTTAAGCAGGAAGATTATGAAAAAGCAAAAATTTATTTTGATAAATATCTTAATTTAGAGAGAAGCAATAAACCCACAAACAGGCTTTATGATGTTCTTGTGCGGCTTGCAGATTGTTATTTTTCGCTTAAGCAATATGACAATGCAAAAAAATATTATGATTTAACGATTTCAAAAAGTAACAAAGAAGTTGATTATGCATTGTTTCAAGAAGCCACTATTTTGGGACTTCAAAAAAATGATGTAGAAAAGCAACGCTCACTAGAATTATTAATTAGAAAATACTCCAACTCACCTTTTGTTGATGATGCTACTTTTGAAATTGCAAACATGTACTACATAAAAGGTAATTACAAAACTGCAAAGGATAAGTTTCATGAATTAATAAAAGAACATCCTAAAAGTCCTTACTTAACTTCTGCACTTTTTAAAACAGCACTTTCAAATCTTAACTTAGGAAATGAAAACATGGCATTGCAACAGTTTAAAAATATAATTAAAAACTATCCATATTCTGCTGAGGCTAAAGAAGCTACAAATGCAGCTAAAGATATTTACATTGACAAGGGAAAAGCAAATGAGCTTTTTGAATTTCTTAAAACAATTCCACAAGTTAGCCTTACTAAATCTTTTCAAGATTCTACAGTTTATAATGCTGCATTTAGCTACATAAAACAATCAAAATATGCTGAAGCAATACCGAAATTTGAAAATTATCTAAACAAATTTCCTTACGGTTATTTTAAAGTTAATGCAAATTATTACTTGGCAAGTTGTGCAAAATATATTGGTCAAAAAGAAAAAGCACTTACTCATTATGAAAAAGTAAATGAAATGAGTCCTAATGAATTTGTTGAGAAATCTTTGAAAGCATCAGCACAGTTGTATTTTGAAAAGAAATCTTTTGAAAATGCTGCAAAAAGATTTAGTCAATTGGAAGATATAGCTGTGAAAAGAGAAAATATTCTTTTAGCGAATATGGGGTTAATGAGATCAGCCTTTAAAATTAATAACTATGAAGATTGTATAGAGACTGCCGATAAAGTATTGAAACTTACCTACTCATCAAAGGAAAACAAAATTGAAGCAAATTATTACAAAGGAAAATCTCTGTATGAAACAAAGCGATACAATAATGCTTCAGTCTCACTACGGCAGGTTTATGAAAAAAATTACGGAGACCTTGGTGCAGAAGCAAAGTATTTGAGTGCATTAATATTGTTTATTTCTGAGGAATACGATAATACAATTGATGAAATTATTGAACTCAAAAATGATTATCAAGGTAATGATTATTACATTGCAAAAGGTTTTATTTTACTTTCTGATGTTTTTATAAAAATGGGAGATAATTTTCAGGCAAAGCATACTCTTGAAAGTATTATCAATAATTACAAAGAAGGAAAAATTAAAGAGATTGCAAAACAAAAACTACAACAAATTATTGAAGATGAAAAAAAAGAAGAAATGCAAAAGAATAATGAAGAATTCTTTGAAATGGATTCTGATAGTATAAAATAA